The following proteins are encoded in a genomic region of Gymnogyps californianus isolate 813 chromosome 19, ASM1813914v2, whole genome shotgun sequence:
- the USH1G gene encoding pre-mRNA splicing regulator USH1G has translation MNDQYHRAARDGYLDLLKEATKKDLNSPDEDGMTPTLWAAYHGNLDALRLIVSRGGDPDKCDIWGNTPLHLAAANGHLNCLSFLISFGANIWCLDNDYHTPLDMAAMKGHMECVRYLDSIAAKQSSLNPKLVSKLKDKAFREAERRIKDCVKLQKKHHERMEKRYRKEMSDNSDTMSFSSYSSSTLSKKFQHMSMVTSLPYSQATIHGTAKGKTKIQKKLEKKKQVDGTFKIYEDGRKSVRSLSGLQLGNDVMFVKQGTYASPKEWTRRNIRDMFLTDEDAVSRAISDPGLHMDSAHSEVSTDSGHDSLFNRPGLGTMVFRRNYVSSGLFGIGQEDAGTLGEDNADGVGVKLRSRLQRSPSLNDSIGSANSLQERNAEELPWDEVELGLDDDDEPDTSPLETFLASLHMFEFISILKKEKIDLEALMLCSDNDLKSINIPLGPRKKIVDAIQRRRQTLEKPDVIVDTEL, from the exons ATGAATGACCAGTACCACCGAGCAGCCCGGGACGGCTACCTGGACCTCCTGAAGGAAGCCACCAAGAAGGACCTGAACTCGCCGGACGAGGATGGCATGACCCCGACCCTATGGGCCGCCTACCACGGCAACCTGGACGCCCTGCGCCTCATTGTCAGCAGAGG GGGCGATCCAGACAAATGTGACATCTGGGGGAACACCCCTCTCCACCTGGCAGCAGCCAACGGCCACCTGAActgcctttccttcctcatCTCTTTTGGGGCCAACATCTGGTGCCTGGACAACGACTACCACACCCCGCTGGACATGGCAGCCATGAAGGGGCACATGGAGTGTGTGCGATACCTGGACTCTATTGCTGCCAAGCAGAGCAGCCTCAACCCCAAGTTGGTGAGCAAACTGAAGGACAAGGCCTTTCGGGAAGCGGAGCGGAGGATTAAGGACTGCGtgaagctgcagaagaagcaCCATGAAAGGATGGAGAAACGGTACAGAAAGGAGATGTCGGATAATTCGGATACCATGAGCTTCTCCAGCTATTCGAGTAGCACCTTAAGCAAGAAGTTCCAACACATGTCTATGGTGACTTCCCTGCCATACTCACAAGCCACCATCCATGGCACAGCCaagggaaagacaaaaatacaaaagaagcTAGAGAAGAAGAAGCAGGTGGACGGGACGTTCAAGATCTACGAGGATGGGAGGAAAAGCGTGCGGTCTCTGTCTGGTCTGCAGCTGGGGAACGACGTCATGTTTGTGAAGCAGGGCACATACGCCAGCCCCAAGGAATGGACTCGGCGTAATATCAGAGACATGTTCCTCACGGATGAAGACGCTGTCTCCCGTGCCATAAGTGACCCAGGTTTGCACATGGACTCGGCCCACTCGGAAGTCAGCACTGACTCTGGCCACGACTCCTTGTTCAACCGCCCCGGGCTGGGCACCATGGTGTTCCGGCGCAACTACGTCAGCAGCGGGCTTTTTGGGATCGGCCAGGAGGACGCTGGCACGCTGGGTGAAGACAACGCAGATGGGGTAGGTGTCAAACTACGGAGCCGCCTGCAGCGCTCGCCAAGTCTCAACGATAGCATTGGCAGTGCCAACAGCCTGCAGGAGCGGAATGCAGAGGAGCTACCCTGGGATGAGGTGGAGCTGGGCTTAGATGATGATGACGAACCAGACACCAGCCCCTTGGAGACTTTTCTGGCTTCCCTGCACATGTTTGAGTTCATCTCCAtcttgaagaaggaaaagattgaCTTGGAGGCCCTCATGCTTTGTTCAGACAATGACCTGAAGAGCATCAATATCCCATTGGGCCCCAGGAAAAAGATTGtggatgccatccagaggagACGACAAACTCTGGAGAAGCCAGATGTCATTGTAGACACTGAACTGTAA